The Pongo abelii isolate AG06213 chromosome 11, NHGRI_mPonAbe1-v2.0_pri, whole genome shotgun sequence genome includes a window with the following:
- the LOC129058119 gene encoding large ribosomal subunit protein uL16-like, with amino-acid sequence MDVHVSDLALPQCRLQTGTRGAFGKPQGTVARVHIGQVIMSICTKLQNKEHVIEALCRAKFKFPGRQKIHISKKWGFTKFNADEFEDMVAEKWLIPDGCGVKYIPNHGSLDKWRALNS; translated from the coding sequence ATGGATGTTCATGTTTCTGACCTTGCGCTACCCCAGTGTAGGCTCCAAACAGGCACGCGAGGTGCCTTTGGAAAGCCCCAGGGCACTGTGGCCAGGGTTCACATTGGCCAAGTTATCATGTCCATCTGCACCAAGCTGCAGAACAAGGAGCATGTGATTGAGGCCCTGTGCAGGGCCAAGTTCAAGTTTCCTGGCCGCCAGAAGatccacatctcaaagaagtgggGCTTCACCAAGTTCAATGCTGATGAATTTGAAGACATGGTGGCTGAGAAGTGGCTCATCCCAGATGGCTGTGGGGTCAAGTACATCCCCAATCATGGCTCTCTGGACAAGTGGCGGGCCCTGAACTCATGA